One genomic region from Stutzerimonas decontaminans encodes:
- the rimB gene encoding retropepsin-like aspartic endopeptidase RimB: MKRLDPHTVIGLREWIALPDLGVVGLRAKVDTGASTSALHATDISEFERDGQRWVRFTAHLGTLVQRRHRCEAPLVTRKLIKSSNGQVQTRYVVRTLLALGSHVWPVEFTLTCRKTMRYRLLLGSKALVDGQWLIDPSRTYIQDKPQILTSSGAQ, encoded by the coding sequence TTGAAGAGACTCGACCCCCATACCGTGATCGGTCTGCGTGAATGGATCGCCCTGCCGGATCTCGGTGTGGTGGGCCTGCGCGCCAAGGTCGATACCGGAGCCAGTACCTCAGCGCTGCACGCCACCGATATAAGCGAATTCGAGCGCGATGGGCAGCGCTGGGTTCGCTTCACCGCGCACCTGGGCACGCTGGTGCAGCGCCGCCATCGCTGCGAGGCGCCTCTGGTCACCCGCAAACTGATCAAGAGTTCCAACGGGCAGGTGCAGACGCGTTACGTGGTGCGCACCCTGCTCGCACTGGGTAGCCACGTCTGGCCAGTAGAATTCACCCTGACCTGCCGCAAGACCATGCGCTACCGCCTGCTGCTCGGCTCCAAGGCACTGGTCGACGGCCAATGGTTGATCGATCCGTCGCGAACCTATATCCAGGACAAACCCCAGATCCTCACTTCTTCCGGTGCTCAATGA
- the rimK gene encoding 30S ribosomal protein S6--L-glutamate ligase, with protein sequence MKIAVLSRNPRLYSTRRLVEAGEQRGHEVVVIDTLRAYMNIASHKPQIHYRGKPLEGFDAVIPRIGASVTFYGCAVLRQFEMQGVFPLNESVAIARSRDKLRALQLLSRRGVGLPVTGFAHSPDDIPDLIQMVNGAPLVIKVLEGTQGIGVVLCETEKAAESVIEAFMGLKQDIMVQEYIKEAGGADIRCFVVGDKVIAAMKRQAKPGEFRSNLHRGGSASLIKITPEERMTAIRAAKVMGLNVAGVDILRSNHGPLVMEVNSSPGLAGIEETTGKDVAGLIIQYLEKNGGPHLTRTKGKG encoded by the coding sequence ATGAAAATCGCCGTGCTGTCGCGCAATCCGCGCCTGTATTCCACTCGACGCCTGGTAGAAGCCGGCGAGCAGCGTGGCCATGAAGTGGTGGTGATCGATACGCTGCGCGCGTACATGAACATCGCCAGTCACAAGCCGCAGATTCATTACAGAGGCAAGCCACTGGAAGGCTTCGATGCGGTAATTCCGCGTATCGGTGCTTCGGTGACTTTCTACGGCTGCGCGGTGCTGCGCCAGTTCGAGATGCAGGGCGTGTTCCCACTCAATGAATCGGTGGCCATCGCCCGCTCGCGGGACAAGCTGCGTGCGCTGCAGCTGCTGTCGCGGCGCGGCGTCGGCCTGCCGGTGACTGGCTTCGCGCACTCGCCGGACGACATTCCCGATCTGATCCAGATGGTCAACGGCGCACCGCTGGTGATCAAGGTGCTGGAAGGTACCCAGGGCATCGGCGTGGTGCTCTGCGAAACCGAGAAGGCCGCCGAGTCGGTGATCGAGGCCTTCATGGGGCTCAAGCAGGACATCATGGTGCAGGAGTACATCAAGGAAGCCGGCGGCGCCGATATCCGCTGCTTCGTCGTCGGCGACAAGGTGATCGCGGCGATGAAACGCCAGGCCAAGCCCGGCGAGTTCCGCTCCAACCTGCACCGTGGCGGCTCCGCCAGTCTGATAAAGATCACCCCGGAAGAGCGCATGACCGCCATCCGCGCGGCCAAGGTGATGGGCCTGAACGTCGCCGGCGTCGACATCCTGCGTTCCAACCACGGCCCGCTGGTGATGGAGGTGAACTCCTCGCCGGGCCTCGCCGGCATCGAGGAGACCACCGGCAAGGATGTCGCCGGGCTGATCATCCAGTACCTGGAAAAGAACGGCGGCCCGCACCTGACCCGCACCAAGGGCAAAGGCTGA
- a CDS encoding ATP-binding protein yields the protein MKTPLWFPQSFFARTLWMVLIVVLFSKVLTLVYLMTNEDVLVDRQYSHGAALTLRAYWAADLEDRDRIGRAAGLQLVAEQNVPRSEYHWPYTEIFQRQMRDELGDDTEVRVRIQPSTAIWVRAPNLGPDWVQVPLYAYPLRGQRIWSVLGWFLGIGLLSTGAAWIFVSQLNLPLKRLVFAARQIGKGRRVRLPISDTPSEMTEVYRAFNQMAEDVEQAGRERELMLAGVSHDLRTPLTRLRLSLELMASDDELTEDMIRDVEDMNAILDQFLAFVRDGSDEPVETTDLGELIREVVAPYNQQQETVRLCVEPMPPFALRRVSIKRLLVNLIENALRYAGGGVEVAAYVSGDQHAPYVVLSVLDRGPGVDPAELEGIFNPFIRGDRARGGQGAGLGLAIVKRIASQHGGVVELRNREGGGLEARVSLPLGLLLPRDAVQGKPAE from the coding sequence ATGAAAACTCCACTCTGGTTCCCGCAAAGCTTCTTCGCCCGCACCCTGTGGATGGTGCTGATCGTTGTGCTGTTCTCCAAGGTCCTGACGCTGGTCTATCTGATGACCAACGAGGACGTGCTGGTGGACCGACAGTACAGCCACGGCGCGGCGCTGACCCTGCGTGCCTACTGGGCTGCCGACCTGGAGGACCGCGACCGCATCGGCCGCGCCGCCGGCCTGCAGCTGGTGGCCGAGCAGAACGTGCCGCGCAGCGAGTATCACTGGCCCTACACGGAAATCTTCCAGCGCCAGATGCGCGACGAGCTGGGCGACGATACCGAGGTGCGCGTGCGCATCCAGCCGTCCACAGCTATCTGGGTTCGCGCGCCGAATCTGGGGCCGGACTGGGTGCAGGTGCCGCTGTATGCCTATCCGCTGCGCGGTCAGCGCATCTGGAGTGTGCTCGGCTGGTTCCTTGGCATCGGCCTGCTGTCCACCGGCGCGGCCTGGATCTTCGTCAGCCAGCTCAACCTGCCGCTCAAGCGGCTGGTCTTCGCCGCGCGGCAGATCGGCAAGGGCCGGCGCGTGCGGCTGCCGATCAGCGACACGCCGAGCGAGATGACCGAGGTCTACCGCGCCTTCAACCAGATGGCCGAGGACGTCGAGCAGGCCGGTCGCGAGCGCGAGCTGATGCTCGCCGGCGTGTCCCACGACCTGCGCACGCCGCTGACGCGCCTGCGCCTGTCGCTGGAGCTGATGGCCAGCGACGACGAGCTGACCGAGGACATGATCCGTGATGTCGAGGACATGAATGCGATCCTCGACCAGTTTCTCGCCTTCGTCCGCGACGGCAGTGACGAGCCGGTGGAAACCACCGACCTCGGCGAGCTGATCCGCGAGGTGGTGGCGCCCTACAATCAGCAGCAGGAAACCGTGCGGCTGTGCGTCGAGCCGATGCCGCCGTTCGCTCTGCGCCGGGTGTCGATCAAACGCCTGCTGGTCAACCTGATCGAGAATGCCCTGCGTTACGCGGGCGGCGGCGTCGAAGTGGCCGCCTATGTCTCTGGCGACCAGCACGCGCCCTACGTGGTGCTCAGCGTGCTGGACCGCGGCCCGGGGGTCGATCCGGCCGAGCTGGAAGGCATCTTCAATCCGTTCATTCGTGGCGATCGTGCCCGTGGCGGGCAGGGCGCCGGGCTGGGCCTGGCGATCGTCAAGCGCATCGCCTCGCAGCATGGCGGGGTGGTCGAGCTGCGCAATCGTGAGGGCGGTGGTCTGGAGGCGCGGGTCAGCCTGCCGCTGGGGCTGCTGCTGCCGCGCGATGCGGTGCAGGGCAAGCCGGCCGAATAA
- the ompR gene encoding osmolarity response regulator transcription factor OmpR, whose protein sequence is MSSTAQANEGEKILIVDDDARLRRLLERFLDEQGYRVRTVENTEQMDRLLSRELFQLVVLDLMMPGEDGLSACRRLREGNNQIPIIMLTAKGDEASRIQGLEQGADDYLAKPFNPRELLARIRAVLRRQAPQVPGAPASEDETVTFGEYELSLATRELKKGNEVHMLTTGEFAVLKALVQHAREPLTRDKLMNLARGREWDALERSIDVQISRLRRLIEPDPSKPRYIQTVWGVGYVFVPDGNK, encoded by the coding sequence ATGAGCAGCACTGCGCAAGCCAACGAAGGCGAAAAGATCCTCATCGTCGATGACGATGCCCGTCTGCGGCGTCTGCTCGAGCGTTTTCTCGATGAGCAGGGTTACCGCGTCCGTACCGTGGAAAACACCGAGCAGATGGACCGTTTGCTCAGCCGCGAGCTGTTCCAGTTGGTGGTGCTCGATCTGATGATGCCGGGCGAGGACGGTTTGTCCGCCTGCCGTCGGTTGCGTGAGGGCAACAATCAGATCCCGATCATCATGCTCACCGCCAAGGGCGACGAGGCCAGCCGCATCCAGGGGCTGGAGCAGGGCGCCGATGACTACCTAGCCAAGCCGTTCAATCCCCGTGAGCTGCTCGCGCGCATCCGTGCGGTGCTGCGTCGGCAGGCGCCGCAGGTCCCTGGCGCTCCGGCCAGCGAGGACGAAACCGTCACCTTCGGCGAGTACGAGCTGTCGCTGGCGACCCGTGAGCTGAAGAAGGGCAACGAAGTGCACATGCTCACCACCGGTGAGTTCGCCGTGCTCAAGGCGCTGGTTCAGCACGCCCGCGAGCCGCTGACCCGCGACAAGCTGATGAACCTAGCCCGCGGCCGCGAGTGGGATGCGCTGGAGCGTTCCATCGATGTGCAGATTTCCCGCCTGCGCCGGCTGATCGAGCCGGACCCGTCCAAGCCGCGCTACATCCAGACCGTCTGGGGTGTGGGTTACGTGTTCGTGCCGGACGGCAACAAGTGA
- a CDS encoding Tex family protein: protein MDSINSRIANELGVRPQQVAAAVALLDEGSTVPFIARYRKEVTGSLDDTQLRNLEERLRYLRELDERRVSILASIEEQGKLTPELKREIDLADTKTRLEDLYLPYKQKRRTKGQIALEAGLGELADALFGNPELTPEQEAERFIDAEKGFADVKAVLEGAKYILMERFAEDADLLAKLRDFLKHNATLSARVVPGKENEGAKFSDYFEHDEVLKNTPSHRALAIFRGRNEGILSVSLKVGDETPGSMHPGEGMIGERFGIANRGRAADKWLGEVVRWTWKVKLYTHLETDLLGELRDKAEDDAIGVFARNLHDLLLAAPAGPRATLALDPGLRTGCKVAVVDATGKLLETATVYPHAPRNDWDGTLAILAKLCAKHAVDLIAIGNGTASRESDKLAGELIKKVPGLKLTKIMVSEAGASVYSASELAAKEFPDLDVSLRGAVSIARRLQDPLAELVKIDPKSIGVGQYQHDVSQLKLARSLDAVVEDCVNAVGVDVNTASAALLARISGLNSTLAQNIVQFRDANGAFKSRSELKKVPRLGDKTFEQAAGFLRVMNGDNPLDASAVHPETYPLVKRIAQDTGRDIRSLIGDSAFLKRLDPKQFTDEGFGLVTVSDILQELEKPGRDPRPEFKTAEFQDGVEKLSDLEPGMVLEGVVTNVTNFGAFVDIGVHQDGLVHISALSEKFVKDPYEVVKAGDIVKVKVMEVDIPRQRVGLSMRMSDTPGAKTDGPRGGQARGSAGKPHGNTPRSERHAKEEKPAPANAAMAALFANAKQLRK, encoded by the coding sequence ATGGACAGCATCAATTCCCGTATCGCCAACGAGCTGGGCGTGCGCCCGCAACAGGTCGCCGCCGCCGTGGCGCTGCTCGACGAAGGTTCCACCGTTCCCTTCATCGCCCGTTACCGCAAGGAAGTCACCGGCAGCCTCGACGATACCCAGCTGCGCAACCTGGAAGAACGTCTGCGCTACCTGCGCGAGCTGGACGAGCGCCGCGTCTCGATCCTCGCCAGCATCGAGGAACAGGGCAAGCTGACCCCCGAGCTCAAGCGCGAGATCGACCTCGCCGACACCAAGACCCGCCTCGAAGACCTCTACCTGCCTTATAAGCAGAAGCGCCGCACCAAGGGCCAGATCGCCCTCGAAGCCGGCCTCGGCGAGCTGGCCGATGCGCTGTTCGGCAACCCGGAGCTCACTCCGGAGCAGGAAGCCGAGCGCTTCATCGACGCCGAGAAGGGTTTTGCCGATGTGAAAGCGGTGCTCGAAGGCGCCAAGTACATCCTCATGGAGCGCTTCGCCGAAGACGCCGATCTGCTGGCCAAGCTGCGCGACTTCCTCAAGCACAACGCCACCCTCAGCGCCCGTGTGGTGCCGGGCAAGGAGAACGAGGGCGCCAAGTTCAGCGACTACTTCGAGCATGACGAAGTGCTGAAGAACACCCCTTCGCACCGCGCGCTGGCGATCTTCCGTGGTCGCAACGAAGGCATCCTCAGCGTCAGCCTCAAGGTCGGCGATGAGACGCCGGGCAGCATGCACCCCGGCGAAGGCATGATCGGCGAGCGCTTCGGCATCGCCAACCGCGGCCGTGCCGCCGACAAGTGGCTGGGCGAAGTGGTGCGCTGGACCTGGAAGGTCAAGCTCTACACCCATCTGGAAACCGATCTGCTCGGCGAGCTGCGCGACAAGGCCGAGGATGACGCCATCGGCGTCTTCGCCCGCAACCTGCATGACCTGCTGCTCGCCGCGCCGGCTGGCCCGCGCGCGACGCTGGCGCTGGATCCGGGCCTGCGCACCGGCTGCAAGGTCGCGGTGGTCGACGCCACCGGCAAGCTGCTGGAAACCGCCACCGTCTACCCGCACGCCCCGCGCAATGACTGGGACGGCACCCTGGCAATCCTCGCCAAGCTCTGCGCCAAGCACGCGGTCGACCTGATCGCCATCGGCAACGGCACCGCCAGCCGCGAGTCGGACAAGCTGGCCGGCGAGCTGATCAAGAAAGTGCCGGGTCTCAAGCTCACCAAAATCATGGTCAGCGAAGCCGGCGCTTCGGTGTACTCGGCCTCGGAACTGGCCGCCAAGGAGTTCCCCGATCTGGACGTTTCCCTGCGTGGCGCCGTGTCTATCGCCCGCCGCCTGCAGGACCCGCTGGCCGAGCTGGTGAAGATCGACCCGAAGTCCATTGGCGTCGGTCAGTACCAGCACGACGTGTCCCAGCTCAAGCTGGCGCGTTCGCTGGACGCGGTGGTCGAGGACTGCGTGAATGCCGTCGGCGTCGATGTGAATACCGCTTCCGCCGCGCTGCTGGCGCGCATCTCCGGTCTCAACTCGACGCTGGCACAGAACATCGTGCAGTTCCGCGATGCCAACGGGGCGTTCAAGTCGCGCAGCGAGCTGAAGAAGGTGCCGCGCCTGGGCGACAAGACCTTCGAGCAGGCCGCCGGCTTCCTCCGCGTGATGAATGGCGACAACCCGCTGGACGCCTCGGCGGTGCACCCGGAAACCTATCCGCTGGTCAAGCGCATCGCCCAGGACACCGGGCGCGATATCCGCTCGCTGATCGGCGACTCGGCGTTCCTCAAGCGTCTGGACCCCAAGCAGTTCACCGATGAAGGCTTCGGCCTGGTGACCGTCAGCGACATTCTCCAGGAGCTGGAAAAACCCGGCCGCGATCCGCGCCCCGAGTTCAAGACCGCCGAGTTCCAGGACGGCGTCGAGAAGCTCAGCGATCTGGAGCCGGGCATGGTGCTCGAAGGCGTGGTGACCAACGTGACCAACTTCGGTGCTTTCGTCGACATCGGCGTGCATCAGGACGGTCTGGTGCACATCAGCGCGCTGTCGGAGAAGTTCGTCAAGGACCCCTACGAGGTGGTCAAGGCCGGCGACATCGTCAAGGTCAAGGTCATGGAAGTGGACATCCCACGCCAGCGCGTCGGTCTGTCGATGCGCATGAGCGACACGCCCGGCGCCAAGACCGACGGACCACGCGGTGGCCAAGCGCGCGGCAGCGCCGGCAAGCCGCACGGCAACACGCCGCGCAGCGAGCGTCATGCCAAGGAAGAAAAGCCGGCACCGGCCAACGCCGCCATGGCCGCGCTGTTCGCCAACGCCAAGCAACTGAGGAAGTAG
- a CDS encoding PaaI family thioesterase — MSIQVEAVGSSSAFGRLLGLEIHQVGNGEAVLGLSMHDGLRNLHGKLHGGALFSLIDTAMGQASHSLGDGSPNSVTLECKVNYIRPVSDGELRCRAWVVHGGRRTQVLEAEVHQGDKLIAKAQATFACL; from the coding sequence ATGAGCATTCAAGTCGAGGCGGTGGGCAGTTCCAGCGCCTTCGGCCGCCTGCTCGGCCTGGAGATTCACCAGGTCGGCAACGGCGAGGCGGTGCTCGGCCTGAGCATGCACGACGGCCTGCGCAACCTGCATGGCAAGCTGCACGGCGGCGCGCTGTTTTCGCTGATCGACACGGCCATGGGCCAGGCCAGCCACAGCCTCGGCGACGGCTCGCCGAACAGCGTGACGCTGGAGTGCAAGGTCAACTACATCCGCCCGGTGAGCGACGGCGAGCTGCGTTGCCGCGCCTGGGTGGTGCATGGCGGCCGGCGCACCCAGGTGCTGGAAGCTGAAGTCCACCAGGGCGACAAGCTGATCGCCAAGGCCCAGGCGACCTTCGCCTGCCTCTAG
- the gshA gene encoding glutamate--cysteine ligase, with the protein MSALLTHRLALLAEAPHLPLLNQCLHGIERECLRVDARGQLAMTPHPAALGSALTHPQITTDYSEALLEFITGTDSDPNNTLAELEAIHRFTYAKLGNEFLWSPSMPCPLPSEADIPIAEYGCSNIGRLKHVYRQGLALRYGKTMQCIAGIHYNFSLPEALWPVLQADDGDAGPIQDYRSTRYIGVIRNFRRYSWLLMYLFGASPALDAGFLRGREHQLETLDADTLYLPYATSLRMSDLGYQNNAQAGLTPCYDNLDSYTESLFRAVSTPYAPYEAMGTKDAAGNWQQLNTNVLQIENEYYSNIRPKRVTATGERPLQALRARGIQYIEVRCLDINPFLPLGIDASEAHFLDAFLLFCALDDSPCLAEGECGTATDNFLKVVKEGRRPGLELQRCGENVQLSDWAGQLLDQIAQVAALLDRSHGDARHTLALAEQRAKVADSSLTPSARVLAELRRHGESFSQFALRQTQAHADYFRSQPPSRAELEQFEAAAQQSLERQAAMEAEDELDFDSFVVEYQRSLSL; encoded by the coding sequence TTGAGCGCTCTTCTCACCCACCGCCTGGCATTGCTGGCCGAGGCTCCACACCTGCCGCTGCTCAACCAATGCCTGCACGGAATCGAACGCGAATGCCTGCGCGTCGACGCTCGCGGTCAGCTGGCGATGACCCCGCACCCCGCTGCGCTGGGCTCGGCGCTGACTCATCCGCAGATCACCACGGATTATTCCGAGGCGCTGCTGGAGTTCATCACCGGCACCGACAGCGATCCGAACAACACCCTCGCAGAGCTCGAAGCGATTCACCGCTTCACCTATGCCAAGCTTGGCAACGAATTCCTCTGGAGCCCGTCGATGCCCTGCCCGTTGCCGAGCGAGGCGGATATCCCGATCGCCGAATACGGCTGCTCCAACATCGGCCGGCTCAAGCATGTCTACCGCCAGGGTCTGGCCCTGCGCTACGGCAAGACCATGCAGTGCATCGCCGGCATCCACTACAACTTCTCGCTGCCCGAGGCGTTGTGGCCGGTGTTGCAGGCCGACGATGGCGATGCCGGTCCGATCCAGGACTATCGCTCCACGCGCTACATCGGCGTGATCCGCAACTTCCGCCGTTACAGCTGGCTGCTGATGTACCTGTTCGGCGCCTCACCGGCGCTGGATGCCGGCTTCCTGCGTGGCCGCGAGCACCAGCTCGAGACGCTCGACGCCGATACCCTGTACCTGCCGTACGCCACCAGCCTGCGCATGAGCGACCTGGGCTACCAGAACAATGCCCAGGCCGGCCTGACGCCCTGCTACGACAATCTGGACAGTTACACCGAAAGCCTCTTCCGCGCCGTTTCGACGCCCTACGCTCCCTACGAGGCGATGGGCACCAAGGACGCCGCCGGCAACTGGCAGCAGCTCAACACCAACGTGCTGCAGATCGAAAACGAGTACTACTCCAACATCCGCCCGAAGCGCGTCACTGCCACCGGCGAACGGCCGTTGCAGGCGCTGCGCGCGCGCGGCATCCAGTACATCGAAGTGCGCTGCCTGGACATCAACCCATTCCTGCCGCTGGGCATCGACGCCAGCGAAGCGCATTTCCTCGACGCCTTCCTGCTGTTCTGCGCGCTGGACGACAGCCCGTGCCTGGCCGAGGGCGAATGTGGCACGGCCACCGACAACTTCCTCAAGGTGGTCAAGGAAGGCCGTCGGCCGGGACTCGAACTGCAACGCTGCGGCGAGAACGTGCAGCTGAGCGATTGGGCCGGGCAGTTGCTCGACCAGATCGCCCAGGTCGCCGCTCTCCTCGATCGCAGCCACGGTGATGCGCGCCACACCTTGGCACTAGCCGAGCAGCGCGCCAAGGTGGCCGACAGCAGCCTGACCCCCTCGGCACGGGTGCTCGCCGAGTTGCGCCGCCATGGCGAGAGTTTCAGCCAGTTCGCGCTGCGTCAGACCCAAGCGCATGCCGACTATTTCCGCAGCCAGCCGCCGAGCCGCGCCGAGCTGGAGCAGTTCGAAGCCGCCGCACAGCAATCGCTGGAGCGACAGGCCGCTATGGAAGCCGAGGACGAGCTGGATTTCGACAGCTTCGTCGTTGAATACCAGCGCAGCCTGAGCCTCTGA
- a CDS encoding alpha/beta hydrolase, giving the protein MSLKSMLRRLRGVSVAVLFGSLLGLSQPATVDAASPPIAGAISGGGPALSALRYDLTITSFDGTPIAVTVFQPALSKGQAAPLLMYSHGWGGSRSTDLSESDSLTTAARKAWENGYFVMTFDQRGFGESGGQANVQDPQIEGRDIKTLLDWAEGALTPHLAYLRGDPLVGGIGLSYGGGFQLIGASVDPRFDALVPMITWNDLSYSLTPGTVPKTLWLTFLSAIAINDQAPWVTQAYAQSLGGSVDESTRQRLAGHGLGAFCGANAPRVDAFIIQGINDTLFNGNEAVWNYNCLREAGNDAYLLMSDGGHVLPGLQIGQIGSVAAQVRCGEQDYQVADLAYGFLDGKLRKLQQRIEMPRVCFTQGSEHGVVGDEVMRGGQRFATQSGSLLVGPPSIDLVLNLLRKLDPVTLSDVLSRVSADAVRVLLGALSGIGSGSPDQVTKILTELVTTLPPHLIAELGTAPRFVPLYQASGEQTLAGIPLADLKVEGLGKLDPRLFVGIGVKRMGSGRTELLNDQVLPLRGVGSRQTELIGVSTRLNHGDQVGLMLYGFHPQYTLSFSRVPSAVQLSGTVDLPLH; this is encoded by the coding sequence ATGTCTCTGAAATCAATGCTGCGCCGCTTGCGTGGCGTATCCGTTGCCGTGCTGTTTGGCAGCCTGCTGGGTTTGAGCCAGCCTGCAACCGTCGACGCCGCCAGCCCACCGATCGCCGGTGCCATCAGCGGCGGCGGGCCGGCACTGTCAGCCCTGCGCTACGACCTGACCATCACATCCTTCGACGGCACCCCGATAGCCGTTACCGTCTTCCAGCCCGCACTGAGCAAAGGCCAGGCCGCGCCGCTGCTGATGTACAGCCATGGCTGGGGCGGCAGCCGTTCCACCGATCTCAGCGAAAGCGACTCGCTCACCACAGCGGCACGCAAGGCCTGGGAAAACGGCTACTTCGTCATGACCTTCGACCAGCGCGGTTTCGGCGAAAGCGGCGGCCAGGCCAACGTTCAGGACCCACAGATCGAAGGGCGCGACATCAAGACCCTGCTCGACTGGGCCGAAGGCGCGCTGACGCCGCACCTGGCCTATCTGCGTGGCGACCCACTGGTCGGCGGTATCGGCCTGAGCTACGGCGGCGGCTTCCAGCTGATCGGCGCGAGCGTCGATCCGCGTTTCGACGCGCTGGTCCCGATGATCACCTGGAATGACCTGTCCTACAGCCTGACGCCCGGCACGGTGCCGAAAACCCTCTGGCTGACCTTCCTCAGCGCCATCGCGATCAACGACCAGGCACCCTGGGTCACCCAGGCCTACGCCCAGTCACTGGGCGGCAGCGTCGACGAAAGCACCCGCCAGCGCCTGGCCGGCCATGGTCTCGGGGCATTCTGTGGCGCGAACGCGCCGCGGGTGGATGCCTTCATCATTCAGGGCATCAACGACACCCTGTTCAACGGCAACGAGGCGGTGTGGAACTACAACTGCCTGCGCGAAGCCGGCAATGATGCCTATCTGCTGATGTCCGACGGTGGCCACGTACTGCCGGGCCTGCAGATCGGCCAGATCGGCTCGGTGGCTGCCCAGGTGCGCTGCGGCGAGCAGGACTACCAGGTCGCTGATCTGGCGTACGGCTTTCTCGATGGCAAGCTGCGCAAGCTGCAACAGCGCATCGAGATGCCGCGGGTGTGCTTCACCCAAGGCAGCGAGCACGGCGTGGTTGGTGATGAGGTCATGCGCGGCGGCCAGCGCTTCGCCACGCAGAGCGGCAGCCTGCTGGTCGGTCCGCCGTCCATCGATCTGGTGCTGAACCTGCTGCGCAAGCTCGACCCGGTCACGCTGTCGGACGTCCTCAGCCGCGTCTCGGCAGACGCGGTGCGCGTGCTGCTCGGTGCGCTGAGCGGGATCGGCTCGGGCAGTCCAGATCAGGTCACCAAGATCCTCACCGAGTTGGTCACCACACTGCCGCCGCATCTGATCGCCGAACTCGGCACGGCACCGCGCTTCGTGCCGTTGTACCAGGCCAGCGGCGAACAAACTCTGGCAGGCATTCCCCTGGCAGATCTCAAAGTGGAGGGTCTGGGCAAGCTCGACCCACGGCTGTTCGTCGGCATCGGTGTGAAGCGCATGGGCAGCGGCCGCACCGAATTGCTGAACGATCAGGTGCTACCGCTGCGCGGGGTCGGCAGCCGGCAGACCGAGCTGATCGGTGTCAGCACGCGTCTCAACCACGGCGATCAGGTGGGGCTGATGCTCTACGGCTTCCATCCGCAGTACACGCTGAGCTTCTCCCGTGTACCGAGCGCGGTGCAGCTGAGCGGGACGGTCGACCTGCCCCTGCACTGA
- the argA gene encoding amino-acid N-acetyltransferase → MHDYVTWLRDSSPYINSHRDRTFVVMLPGDGLEHANFANIVHDLVLLHSLGVRLVLVFGSRPQIEARLAARGIEPRFHRDLRVTDAPTMECVIDAVGQLRIALEARLSMDMAASPMQGARLRVAGGNFVTARPIGVLDGVDLHHTGEVRRIDRKGIGRLLDERTIVLLSPLGYSPTGEIFNLACEDVATRAAIDLQADKLVLYGAEPGLLDESGKLVRELRPQQIPAYVERLGSQYQAELLDAAAQACRGGVRRSHVVSYADDGALLNELFTRDGGGTLVTQEQFEQLREATIEDVGGLIDLITPLEEQGILVRRSREVLEREVEQFSIVERDGLIIACAALYPIADSDAGELACLAVNPEYRHGGRGDELLERIEERARKLGLKKLIVLTTRTAHWFRERGFEPISVDRLPAARASLYNFQRNSKIFEKPL, encoded by the coding sequence ATGCACGACTACGTCACCTGGCTTCGCGACTCCTCGCCCTACATCAATTCGCACCGTGACCGCACCTTCGTCGTCATGCTGCCGGGCGATGGTCTGGAGCACGCCAACTTCGCCAACATCGTCCACGACCTGGTGCTGCTGCACAGCCTCGGCGTGCGTCTGGTGCTGGTGTTCGGTTCGCGTCCGCAGATCGAGGCGCGCCTGGCCGCGCGCGGCATCGAACCGCGTTTTCATCGCGATCTGCGCGTCACCGACGCGCCGACCATGGAGTGCGTGATCGACGCGGTCGGCCAGCTGCGTATTGCCCTGGAAGCACGCCTGTCCATGGACATGGCGGCATCGCCCATGCAGGGCGCGCGGCTGCGCGTGGCCGGTGGCAACTTCGTCACCGCGCGGCCGATCGGCGTGCTCGATGGCGTCGACCTGCACCACACTGGCGAGGTGCGCCGTATCGACCGCAAGGGCATCGGCCGACTGCTGGACGAGCGCACCATCGTGCTGCTCTCGCCGCTGGGCTACTCGCCTACCGGCGAGATCTTCAACCTGGCCTGCGAAGACGTCGCCACCCGTGCGGCCATCGATCTGCAGGCCGACAAGCTGGTGCTCTACGGCGCCGAGCCGGGCTTGCTCGACGAAAGCGGCAAGCTGGTCCGCGAGCTGCGTCCGCAACAGATCCCGGCCTATGTCGAGCGCCTCGGCAGCCAGTACCAGGCCGAGTTGCTGGATGCCGCCGCGCAGGCTTGTCGCGGCGGCGTGCGGCGCAGCCATGTGGTCAGCTACGCTGACGACGGTGCGCTGCTCAACGAGCTGTTCACCCGCGACGGTGGCGGCACGCTGGTGACCCAGGAGCAGTTCGAGCAGTTGCGCGAGGCGACCATCGAGGACGTCGGCGGCCTCATTGATCTGATCACGCCACTGGAAGAGCAGGGCATTCTGGTACGGCGCTCGCGCGAAGTGCTGGAGCGCGAGGTCGAGCAGTTCAGCATCGTCGAGCGTGACGGGCTGATCATCGCCTGTGCGGCGCTCTATCCGATTGCCGACTCGGATGCCGGCGAGCTGGCCTGTCTCGCGGTCAATCCGGAATACCGTCACGGCGGGCGCGGCGACGAGCTGCTCGAACGCATCGAGGAGCGCGCGCGCAAGCTGGGGTTGAAGAAACTCATCGTCCTCACCACCCGTACCGCCCACTGGTTCCGCGAGCGTGGCTTCGAACCGATCAGCGTCGATCGCCTGCCAGCAGCGCGCGCCTCGCTGTACAACTTCCAGCGCAACTCGAAGATCTTCGAGAAGCCACTCTGA